In Lautropia mirabilis, one DNA window encodes the following:
- a CDS encoding DUF302 domain-containing protein, which yields MAADEATPAAGQAAGQGGAAAPAQVDGLLTIRSRYSVSDSIKRVQEALLAKGLTVFTVIDHQKAAQQHSLEMPAASVIVFGNPKVGTPMMVKSPTLAIDLPSKVLVWEDSQGNVYASMNTAAWMAQRHHLSPEVLAPLAGLEKLIPATLGQ from the coding sequence ATGGCGGCCGATGAGGCAACGCCGGCGGCGGGACAGGCTGCCGGGCAGGGCGGGGCGGCGGCGCCGGCCCAGGTGGATGGGCTTCTGACGATCCGGAGCCGGTATTCGGTGTCGGATTCGATCAAGCGGGTGCAGGAAGCACTGCTGGCCAAGGGCCTGACGGTGTTCACCGTCATTGATCACCAGAAGGCGGCGCAGCAGCATTCGCTGGAGATGCCGGCCGCCAGCGTGATCGTTTTTGGCAATCCCAAGGTGGGCACGCCGATGATGGTGAAGTCGCCGACGCTGGCGATCGACCTGCCGTCGAAGGTGCTGGTGTGGGAAGACAGCCAGGGCAACGTGTATGCGTCGATGAACACGGCGGCCTGGATGGCGCAGCGTCATCATCTGTCGCCCGAGGTTCTGGCCCCGCTGGCCGGGCTGGAGAAGCTGATCCCGGCCACGCTGGGACAGTGA
- a CDS encoding bestrophin family protein produces MIVRSRPHWLRMLFVLRGSILPTISPQLIIITLFATLVTALHGQILDWKVSLNFVPFSLIGVSLAIFLGFRNSTSYARYWEARTLWGQVLAATRSLGRQTLTLSSNRPLARPMILHLCAFAHLLKHQLARTDPSTDIHLFLDEADSRRVLQAEHRPAMALLLASEWLGERLKAGEVTPPIATAFERNLHELSTALSGCERIADTPLPFPYSVIIHRCAYLYCFWLPFGLLDGIGLMTPVIVCFIAYTFLALEALGAELENPFGRDPNDLPLQALSHQVETSLLEMIHEPPRTPRPEVVDSILI; encoded by the coding sequence ATGATCGTCCGCTCCCGCCCTCATTGGCTGCGCATGCTCTTCGTGCTGCGCGGCTCCATCCTGCCCACCATCAGCCCACAGCTCATCATCATCACGCTGTTTGCCACGCTGGTCACGGCACTGCATGGCCAGATCCTGGACTGGAAGGTCTCGCTCAACTTCGTGCCCTTCTCCCTCATCGGCGTGTCGCTGGCCATCTTCCTGGGCTTTCGCAACAGCACCAGCTACGCCCGCTACTGGGAAGCCCGCACCCTGTGGGGACAGGTCCTGGCCGCCACCCGATCACTCGGCCGCCAGACACTCACCCTGTCCAGCAACCGGCCGCTTGCCCGGCCGATGATCCTGCATCTGTGCGCCTTCGCCCACCTGCTGAAGCACCAGCTGGCCCGCACCGACCCCAGCACCGACATCCACCTGTTCCTGGACGAAGCCGACAGCCGACGTGTGCTGCAGGCCGAACACCGGCCCGCCATGGCCCTGCTGCTGGCCAGCGAATGGCTGGGCGAACGCCTGAAGGCCGGGGAGGTCACCCCACCCATCGCCACCGCCTTCGAACGCAACCTGCATGAACTGAGCACCGCCCTGTCCGGCTGCGAACGCATCGCCGACACCCCGCTGCCCTTTCCCTACTCGGTCATCATCCACCGCTGCGCCTACCTGTACTGCTTCTGGCTGCCCTTCGGCCTGCTCGACGGCATCGGCCTGATGACCCCGGTCATCGTCTGCTTCATCGCCTACACCTTCCTGGCCCTGGAAGCCCTGGGCGCCGAACTGGAAAACCCCTTCGGCCGCGACCCCAACGACCTGCCCCTGCAGGCGCTTTCCCATCAGGTCGAAACATCACTGCTGGAGATGATCCACGAACCGCCCCGCACCCCCCGGCCGGAAGTCGTCGACAGCATTCTGATCTGA
- a CDS encoding calcium/sodium antiporter, which produces MILATLAVLCGLVMLVWSADRFVDGAARTASYFKVPPMLIGMLVVGFGTSAPELMVSALSAIQNNPGIALGNAYGSNITNIALILGITALISPITVLQQVLRKELLVLTLVTGLAVWQLWDGQLTRVDAIVLLVLLAALVGWTVRAEHKAHAPAASATEEGATAPSLDDEAAAPIRPILFWLIIDLALLVISSRVLVWGAVEIAHGFGVSDLIIGLTIVAVGTSLPELASSVAAARKGEDDLALGNVIGSNLFNTLGVVGLAVVIQPMSVETQLLSRDIPVMCVLTLALFVLGYNFGKSRPGRINRLEGCLLLAGYIGYTAWLIESTFIRGAA; this is translated from the coding sequence ATGATCCTGGCAACTCTTGCCGTCCTCTGCGGCCTCGTCATGCTGGTCTGGAGCGCAGACCGGTTCGTCGACGGGGCCGCCCGTACGGCCAGCTACTTCAAGGTGCCCCCGATGCTGATCGGCATGCTGGTCGTCGGTTTCGGCACCTCCGCCCCGGAACTGATGGTCTCGGCACTCTCGGCCATCCAGAACAACCCGGGCATCGCCCTGGGAAATGCCTACGGCTCCAACATCACCAACATCGCCCTCATCCTGGGCATCACCGCCCTCATCAGCCCCATCACTGTCCTGCAGCAGGTCCTGCGCAAGGAACTGCTCGTGCTCACGCTCGTCACCGGCCTGGCCGTCTGGCAGCTGTGGGATGGCCAGCTGACCCGGGTCGATGCCATCGTGCTGCTGGTCCTGCTGGCCGCGCTGGTGGGCTGGACCGTGCGTGCCGAGCACAAGGCCCACGCGCCGGCGGCCTCCGCCACAGAGGAAGGCGCCACCGCCCCCTCCCTCGACGATGAGGCCGCTGCGCCCATCCGCCCCATCCTCTTCTGGCTGATCATCGACCTGGCGCTTCTGGTCATCAGCTCGCGCGTGCTGGTCTGGGGGGCGGTGGAAATCGCCCACGGCTTCGGCGTCAGCGACCTGATCATCGGCCTGACCATCGTGGCGGTCGGCACCTCGCTGCCCGAGCTGGCTTCGTCCGTGGCGGCTGCCCGCAAGGGCGAGGACGACCTGGCGCTGGGCAACGTCATCGGCTCCAACCTCTTCAACACCCTGGGCGTCGTTGGCCTGGCAGTCGTCATCCAGCCCATGTCCGTTGAAACCCAACTGCTGAGCCGTGACATCCCGGTCATGTGCGTGTTGACCCTGGCGCTGTTCGTCCTGGGTTACAACTTCGGCAAGTCCCGCCCGGGGCGCATCAACCGGCTGGAAGGATGCCTGCTGCTGGCCGGCTACATCGGCTACACGGCCTGGCTCATCGAGAGCACCTTCATCCGGGGGGCAGCTTAG
- a CDS encoding MFS transporter, with amino-acid sequence METEYKTPPEKFTAFLKRQRMVFIVAFLGYVCAYLVRNNFKLMSKSIMVANDWNKDDIAMLLSCLTVSYGLAKFYMGALGDKMSLRKLFATCLAASAVICIIIGFYHTSIAALAVLLVLCGVVQGALAPASQNMIANYFPNRTRGAAIAGWNISQNLGSAMLPMMIAFMTTLGWIMPKTGDVLYAFVVPAVVVLAVAVFCWRHGGDKPEAEGLDSLRTMYGEAGESNVASEEEKTNLTYWQLIWKYVFCNPALLLVASVNVALYFIRFGVEDWMPIYLHEVAKMEDAHAQMAISTLEWVAIPGSLLFAWLAAKYPNKMARIGAIGLFIMAGVVFAYEAITASGAPNYALMLVVCGILGALIYGPQLIVNILTINFVPLNVAGTAIGFVGVTAYLIGNMGANWVMPILADNFGWFWSYVVVAGLSVFAAIGYLILAKREEQVIKA; translated from the coding sequence ATGGAAACCGAATACAAGACACCACCCGAGAAGTTCACGGCCTTTCTGAAACGGCAACGGATGGTCTTCATCGTCGCCTTCCTGGGCTATGTCTGCGCCTATCTGGTGCGCAACAACTTCAAGCTCATGTCCAAGTCCATCATGGTGGCCAATGACTGGAACAAGGACGACATCGCCATGCTGCTGTCATGCCTGACCGTCTCCTACGGCCTGGCCAAGTTCTACATGGGCGCCCTGGGCGACAAGATGAGCCTGCGCAAGCTCTTCGCCACCTGCCTGGCCGCCAGTGCAGTCATCTGCATCATCATCGGCTTCTATCACACCTCCATCGCGGCCTTGGCCGTGCTGCTGGTACTGTGCGGCGTCGTGCAGGGCGCACTGGCCCCCGCCTCGCAGAACATGATCGCCAACTACTTCCCCAACCGTACACGCGGGGCGGCCATCGCAGGCTGGAACATCTCGCAGAACCTGGGCTCAGCCATGCTGCCCATGATGATCGCCTTCATGACCACGCTGGGCTGGATCATGCCCAAGACGGGCGACGTGCTGTACGCCTTTGTCGTGCCCGCCGTGGTGGTGCTGGCCGTGGCCGTCTTCTGCTGGAGGCATGGTGGCGACAAGCCCGAAGCCGAAGGCCTTGACTCGCTGCGCACCATGTACGGCGAAGCCGGTGAATCCAACGTCGCCAGCGAGGAAGAGAAGACCAACCTCACCTACTGGCAGCTCATCTGGAAATACGTGTTCTGCAACCCGGCGCTGCTGCTGGTGGCCTCCGTCAACGTGGCGCTCTACTTCATCCGCTTCGGCGTCGAGGACTGGATGCCCATCTACCTGCACGAAGTGGCCAAGATGGAAGACGCCCATGCCCAGATGGCCATTTCCACGCTGGAATGGGTCGCCATCCCCGGCTCGCTGCTGTTTGCCTGGCTGGCCGCCAAGTACCCCAACAAGATGGCCCGCATCGGTGCCATCGGCCTGTTCATCATGGCTGGCGTCGTCTTCGCCTATGAAGCCATCACGGCATCGGGTGCGCCCAACTACGCACTCATGCTGGTGGTCTGCGGCATTCTCGGGGCCCTCATCTACGGGCCGCAGCTCATCGTCAACATCCTGACCATCAACTTCGTGCCGCTCAACGTCGCCGGTACCGCCATCGGCTTCGTGGGTGTCACCGCCTACCTCATCGGCAACATGGGCGCCAACTGGGTCATGCCCATCCTGGCTGACAACTTCGGCTGGTTCTGGTCCTATGTCGTGGTGGCGGGTCTGTCGGTCTTTGCCGCCATCGGCTACCTGATCCTGGCCAAGCGCGAAGAGCAGGTCATCAAAGCATGA